A DNA window from Luteolibacter luteus contains the following coding sequences:
- the hisC gene encoding histidinol-phosphate transaminase encodes MAIEQSANRFVCDLIAYEPGKPIEETARELGLNPADIVKVASNENPLGPSPLAKAAMEKALGESHIYPDGGGWKLRTAIAKRFDMDISNVVLGNGSNEIIELLCHSFLNPQAELIAAEHAFVVYKLMATLFGAKYVEVPDPNFVHDLEAMADAITPNTRLVFIANPNNPTGTVVGQEALDRFMARVPDHVVVAFDEAYHEFLDDAPDVLKYVREGRNVAVLRTCSKIHGLAALRIGYGLCSKGVAEILQKARQPFNTNAIAQAGALAALEDADHVAKTRAINKEGLAFYEAAFKERGLEYVPSVANFILVKVGEGDKLFRDMLKQGVIIRAMSGYKLPDWVRISIGTPEQNRRCLEVMDSVMAAAV; translated from the coding sequence ATGGCCATCGAGCAATCCGCCAACCGCTTCGTCTGCGATCTCATCGCCTACGAGCCCGGCAAGCCCATCGAAGAAACCGCACGCGAGCTGGGGCTGAACCCGGCAGACATCGTGAAGGTCGCGTCCAATGAAAATCCCCTGGGACCCTCGCCGCTGGCGAAGGCGGCGATGGAGAAGGCGCTCGGTGAGTCGCATATTTACCCGGATGGTGGCGGCTGGAAATTGCGCACCGCCATCGCGAAGCGCTTCGACATGGATATCTCCAACGTCGTGCTCGGAAACGGCTCGAATGAAATCATCGAGCTGCTCTGCCACAGCTTCCTGAATCCGCAGGCGGAACTCATCGCCGCGGAGCACGCATTCGTCGTCTACAAGCTGATGGCGACCCTCTTCGGCGCGAAGTACGTGGAAGTGCCGGATCCGAATTTCGTCCACGATCTGGAGGCGATGGCGGATGCGATCACGCCGAACACGCGCCTCGTCTTCATCGCGAATCCGAATAACCCGACCGGCACCGTCGTCGGCCAGGAAGCGCTGGACCGTTTCATGGCCCGCGTTCCGGATCACGTGGTGGTGGCCTTTGACGAGGCGTATCACGAGTTCCTCGATGATGCGCCGGATGTGCTGAAGTACGTGCGTGAAGGCCGCAATGTGGCGGTGCTGCGCACCTGCTCGAAGATCCACGGTCTCGCCGCTCTGCGCATTGGCTACGGCCTCTGTTCGAAGGGCGTCGCGGAGATTCTCCAGAAAGCTCGCCAGCCATTCAACACGAACGCCATCGCCCAGGCCGGCGCCCTCGCCGCGCTGGAAGATGCCGATCACGTCGCGAAGACAAGGGCGATCAACAAGGAAGGCCTGGCTTTCTATGAAGCGGCCTTCAAGGAGCGCGGCCTCGAGTATGTGCCGAGCGTCGCGAACTTCATCCTCGTGAAGGTGGGTGAGGGCGACAAGCTCTTCCGCGACATGCTGAAGCAAGGCGTGATCATCCGCGCCATGAGCGGCTACAAGCTGCCGGACTGGGTCCGCATTTCCATCGGCACGCCCGAGCAGAACCGCCGTTGCCTGGAGGTGATGGACTCGGTGATGGCCGCGGCGGTGTGA